Proteins co-encoded in one Nitrosopumilus sp. genomic window:
- the pstC gene encoding phosphate ABC transporter permease subunit PstC — protein MERINLNPEKHGKRQISDKIFKIGATVAGVYVLVMIALLVFQLVSESYPIWEEDGLSFITGTDWNAVEGRESFGALPYIFGTLVTASLAMLIGVPLSIGIAMFISDAPAKIGGPLGFIVELLAAVPSVIYGLWGLFVFRIYFKDWVEEPLHDLFGDSIFLFSGTPFGLDIITASVILAIMIIPTVSAVSREVMKAVPQQQREAAYMLGATKWEMFKLAVFPYSKTGLIGASILGLGRAVGETMAVTMLIGNATGIAAIPSSLFKPSQTMSSIIANEFVEASPASLHLPALIGVALVLLLIAIAINVVAHLLVTRMMKVKEGAINN, from the coding sequence GTGGAACGGATTAATCTAAATCCTGAAAAGCATGGTAAACGCCAAATTTCAGATAAAATTTTCAAGATTGGCGCAACTGTAGCAGGCGTTTATGTTTTAGTCATGATTGCATTGTTGGTTTTTCAATTGGTCTCTGAATCATATCCAATTTGGGAGGAAGATGGATTGTCATTTATCACTGGTACTGATTGGAATGCAGTTGAAGGTAGGGAATCTTTTGGTGCATTACCCTACATTTTTGGTACACTAGTTACTGCCTCACTTGCAATGTTGATTGGCGTTCCGTTAAGTATTGGAATTGCAATGTTCATCTCTGATGCTCCCGCAAAAATAGGTGGTCCTTTGGGTTTTATTGTTGAACTTTTAGCTGCTGTTCCAAGTGTGATTTATGGACTATGGGGACTTTTTGTTTTTAGAATTTACTTTAAGGACTGGGTTGAAGAACCACTGCACGATTTATTTGGTGATTCCATATTTTTATTCTCGGGAACTCCTTTTGGCCTTGACATAATTACTGCAAGTGTAATTTTAGCTATAATGATTATTCCAACCGTTTCAGCAGTATCTCGTGAAGTAATGAAAGCAGTACCTCAACAACAAAGAGAAGCTGCATACATGTTAGGTGCAACAAAATGGGAAATGTTCAAGCTAGCTGTATTTCCGTACTCTAAAACTGGCTTGATTGGTGCGTCGATTCTTGGACTCGGAAGAGCTGTTGGTGAAACAATGGCAGTGACAATGTTGATTGGCAATGCAACTGGTATAGCTGCAATCCCTTCGTCTCTATTCAAACCAAGTCAAACAATGTCTAGTATCATCGCAAATGAATTTGTTGAAGCATCCCCTGCATCATTGCATCTTCCTGCTTTGATTGGAGTTGCGTTAGTTCTTTTACTCATTGCAATTGCAATCAATGTAGTTGCACACTTGCTGGTTACTAGAATGATGAAAGTAAAGGAGGGTGCAATTAACAATTGA
- a CDS encoding phosphate uptake regulator PhoU — protein METLESSKQTRRMQLSGGSTYIISLPKNWIEELKIKVGENVTIIKNSNKSLTLIPKEGENQTKKSTAVVLSNQKDSGESIKRKIIAAYLSGYKTIKITTKGMRIPAEHSRSIRELVRSTMIGTEIVESSSENIIIQILTRLPELSFDTALKRMYLMANNMVLEAIESLEEVDMSHADEVVNMDDEVDRFGLYMRRNLVLAVGNENFLQDMGLRKPSDCLGHRAIVSRIERIADHASLIAKRTKFIEGKIDSKIFVKIKKLSEKSLEVFEKSITAVQEHDFEKGERVAEKVNQVIEEEKQIMSKIKETEKNSTIIRFVLEDLRRIAEYSSDIAEVAIDENIQNIITEE, from the coding sequence TTGGAAACGTTAGAAAGCTCCAAACAAACAAGACGAATGCAGCTTAGTGGAGGCTCCACATACATTATTTCTCTTCCAAAGAATTGGATTGAAGAGTTAAAGATCAAAGTAGGGGAAAATGTCACGATTATTAAAAATTCTAACAAATCATTAACACTTATCCCTAAAGAGGGGGAAAATCAAACAAAAAAAAGTACAGCAGTTGTACTATCCAATCAAAAAGATTCGGGGGAATCAATAAAGAGGAAAATTATTGCAGCATATCTTTCAGGTTACAAAACCATCAAAATTACAACAAAAGGGATGAGAATTCCAGCAGAACATTCTAGGAGCATCAGAGAATTGGTCAGGTCTACTATGATTGGAACGGAAATTGTAGAGTCAAGTTCTGAAAACATCATTATCCAAATCCTCACCAGACTTCCAGAATTGTCATTTGATACTGCATTGAAGAGAATGTATTTGATGGCAAATAACATGGTGCTTGAAGCAATAGAATCACTAGAAGAGGTAGATATGAGTCATGCAGATGAAGTTGTAAATATGGATGATGAAGTAGATAGATTTGGCCTGTATATGAGACGTAATTTAGTTTTAGCAGTAGGAAATGAAAATTTTCTACAAGACATGGGACTGAGAAAACCATCTGACTGTCTAGGACATAGGGCCATAGTTAGCAGAATTGAAAGAATTGCAGATCATGCGTCACTAATTGCAAAAAGAACAAAATTCATTGAAGGTAAAATAGATTCAAAAATTTTTGTAAAAATAAAAAAACTCTCAGAGAAATCACTTGAGGTATTTGAGAAATCAATTACAGCGGTTCAAGAGCATGATTTTGAAAAAGGAGAAAGGGTGGCAGAAAAAGTCAACCAAGTGATTGAGGAGGAAAAACAAATTATGAGTAAAATCAAAGAAACAGAAAAAAATTCCACAATAATCAGATTTGTGTTAGAAGACTTGAGAAGAATTGCAGAGTATTCAAGCGATATTGCCGAAGTCGCAATAGATGAGAATATTCAAAATATCATTACTGAAGAATGA
- the pstS gene encoding phosphate ABC transporter substrate-binding protein PstS, with protein sequence MRAKITSILLIATLVAILPPLSANASSMPDVPNPNVEFNLTGAGATFPFPLIDLWRVEYKNAYDNVNLNYQSIGSGGGIKQHIEKTVNFAASDAPMKESERELAPGTLHIPESIGGVVVAYNIPEVPNKGLKLTADVVSKIFLGEITKWNDPAITAENPGLNLPAKDIVTAHRSDGSGTTFVFTDYLSTVSPTWDEKIGAGKSVPWPSGLASAGNEGVAGIVKSTEYAIGYIELAYAFQTGMSYASIQNADKTAFIEPTLDSISAASSGVADTLPASEDNWAHVTIVNAPGPDSYPIASFTYLLVYDDLKQVTKNKDQAKAVIHMIHWMITDGQEFSSSLLYVPLADKVVELGKQGLSKVTYDGEKLWDYKATSTGSLEIPKWIRDNAKWWSEGLISDQDYINGLQFLIKQGILKV encoded by the coding sequence ATGAGAGCAAAAATAACATCAATACTTTTGATCGCAACACTTGTTGCTATCTTGCCACCATTAAGCGCAAACGCTTCTTCAATGCCCGATGTACCCAACCCAAACGTTGAATTCAATTTGACAGGGGCAGGTGCAACGTTTCCATTCCCTCTGATTGATTTGTGGAGAGTTGAGTACAAAAATGCATACGACAATGTAAATCTTAACTACCAATCGATTGGAAGTGGCGGTGGAATTAAACAACACATTGAAAAAACCGTAAACTTTGCAGCATCCGATGCACCTATGAAGGAATCTGAAAGAGAATTAGCTCCGGGAACCCTACACATCCCCGAATCAATCGGCGGCGTAGTAGTTGCTTACAACATCCCTGAAGTTCCAAACAAAGGACTAAAACTAACAGCAGATGTTGTCTCTAAAATATTCTTGGGAGAAATTACAAAATGGAATGACCCTGCAATCACTGCAGAAAATCCTGGATTGAATCTTCCTGCTAAAGATATTGTTACAGCACATAGATCTGATGGTTCTGGGACAACTTTCGTCTTTACAGATTACCTATCTACTGTAAGTCCAACTTGGGATGAGAAGATAGGTGCAGGAAAATCGGTTCCATGGCCTTCAGGTCTTGCATCCGCAGGAAATGAAGGTGTTGCTGGAATTGTAAAATCCACTGAATACGCAATTGGTTACATTGAACTTGCATATGCATTCCAAACAGGAATGAGCTATGCATCAATTCAAAATGCTGACAAAACTGCATTCATCGAACCTACATTAGACAGCATTTCTGCTGCATCTAGTGGGGTGGCAGATACTTTGCCAGCATCTGAAGATAATTGGGCTCATGTAACAATTGTTAATGCCCCCGGTCCAGATTCATATCCGATTGCAAGCTTCACATATCTTCTTGTATATGATGATCTGAAACAAGTAACTAAAAACAAAGATCAAGCAAAAGCTGTAATCCACATGATTCATTGGATGATAACTGATGGTCAAGAATTCTCCTCAAGTTTACTATATGTTCCACTTGCCGATAAGGTTGTAGAACTAGGAAAACAGGGATTATCCAAAGTAACGTATGATGGCGAAAAGCTTTGGGATTACAAAGCAACAAGCACTGGATCGCTAGAGATTCCAAAATGGATCAGAGACAATGCAAAATGGTGGTCAGAAGGACTGATATCTGATCAAGACTACATCAACGGACTACAATTCCTAATTAAACAAGGAATTCTCAAAGTCTAA
- a CDS encoding 6-bladed beta-propeller, producing MVFSIFLAFSAFVPSSFALGDYDLVSEWGQFGISKPGHFSYPEFIAVDEDGNSYISDLGNKRIQKFSSDGQYLTHWGQSGTLPGEFHYPSGIAVSSNFIFVADHDLHKIQKFYLNGTFADQWGSKGIHDGEFKYPNGIAVDSDNFVYVVDTGNQRIQKFTSDGEFVLSFGTSGMGSGQFLTAIGIDVDEQGYVYVTDKGNRKIEKFDSDGSFIKSFQFRGLNYVFSPSGIEVDPNGAIYVINSDNGRILHLEQDIGLTLNIFEKNGPYPRMFSSPTDITLGINGELLVVDSAGHKIYSLETPFYVEPEVSEIVEIIEPEIREDYSSDKIEPTIMAPSNMILDATGLLTFVDIGQALAADTESGVKVILNNAPEEFSLGVSKVTWIAFDNAGNTAETYQTITINACGHVYSDYNMIVGTDGDDFIQGTSADDLIFGLAGVDIINGNDGNDCIFGGDGDDVIYGNNGNDTIMGNSGNDVLKGDSGYDILYSNSGSDVMDGGDDSDGCYSPIDSQTDLLINCES from the coding sequence ATGGTTTTTTCAATATTCTTAGCGTTTAGTGCATTTGTCCCATCTTCATTTGCCCTAGGAGATTATGATTTGGTATCTGAGTGGGGTCAGTTTGGAATATCAAAACCTGGGCATTTTTCGTATCCTGAATTTATTGCAGTTGATGAAGATGGAAATTCATACATAAGTGATTTGGGCAATAAGCGAATTCAAAAATTCTCTAGTGATGGTCAATATCTTACTCATTGGGGGCAAAGTGGAACATTGCCTGGAGAATTTCACTATCCTTCTGGAATTGCAGTGAGTAGTAATTTTATTTTTGTTGCAGATCATGACTTGCATAAAATTCAAAAATTCTATCTTAATGGAACGTTTGCTGATCAATGGGGCAGTAAAGGAATACATGACGGGGAATTCAAATATCCAAATGGCATTGCAGTTGATTCTGATAACTTTGTTTATGTTGTAGATACTGGTAATCAAAGAATTCAAAAATTTACTTCTGACGGCGAATTTGTTTTATCATTTGGTACAAGTGGAATGGGTTCAGGTCAATTTCTTACTGCAATTGGAATTGATGTTGATGAACAAGGATATGTGTATGTGACTGATAAAGGAAATCGCAAAATCGAAAAATTTGATTCGGATGGCTCATTCATAAAGTCATTTCAATTTCGTGGATTGAATTATGTTTTTTCACCCTCGGGAATTGAAGTTGATCCTAACGGAGCAATTTATGTTATAAATTCAGATAATGGTAGAATTTTACATCTTGAACAAGACATTGGTTTGACTCTTAATATTTTTGAAAAAAATGGGCCATATCCTCGAATGTTTAGTTCTCCAACTGATATTACATTGGGCATTAATGGTGAGTTACTTGTTGTAGATTCTGCAGGACACAAAATTTACTCTCTTGAAACTCCGTTTTATGTTGAACCAGAAGTTTCTGAAATAGTTGAAATAATCGAACCTGAAATCCGCGAGGATTATTCTTCTGATAAAATTGAACCCACAATCATGGCCCCAAGCAACATGATTCTGGATGCAACTGGATTATTGACTTTCGTAGATATTGGTCAGGCATTAGCTGCTGATACTGAAAGTGGAGTCAAAGTAATTTTGAATAATGCTCCTGAAGAATTCTCTCTAGGTGTAAGTAAGGTTACTTGGATTGCATTTGACAATGCTGGCAATACTGCAGAAACATACCAGACCATCACCATTAATGCCTGCGGACATGTTTACTCTGATTATAACATGATAGTAGGAACTGATGGTGATGACTTTATTCAAGGCACATCTGCAGATGATCTGATCTTTGGGTTGGCCGGTGTTGATATCATTAACGGCAATGATGGGAATGATTGTATTTTTGGTGGTGACGGTGATGATGTAATTTATGGAAATAATGGAAATGATACCATAATGGGCAATTCGGGAAATGATGTGTTAAAAGGTGATTCAGGATATGATATTCTTTATTCAAATTCTGGATCTGATGTGATGGATGGCGGAGATGACTCTGATGGGTGTTACTCTCCAATAGATTCTCAAACTGATCTGCTGATAAATTGCGAATCATAA
- a CDS encoding ABC transporter permease → MNTLMYDTYTIFWRELKRYKKSRSGVLIRLIQPAIWIIVIGNTFSGTQPLIQSVGFEGEYIEFMAPGVIILTAIFTSIFGGVNTLWDRRYGFMNKALTSPISRSAIALGKMSAISLIAAMQASLILGIALAIGVTFPNPIMIAPIMAIVILFSLGFSGISVIVAATAKSQETFWGVINFLGMPLFMLSPALFPLELLPNWLAMIAKLNPVTYTVLLVRELMTGVSEGGISIALSLGVISVFVLVMVGLASYVFTREVNKPF, encoded by the coding sequence ATGAATACTTTGATGTATGATACCTATACGATTTTTTGGCGAGAACTAAAAAGATACAAAAAATCTAGAAGTGGCGTTTTGATTCGTTTGATTCAACCAGCAATTTGGATAATTGTTATTGGAAATACTTTTTCGGGAACTCAACCACTCATTCAGTCAGTAGGTTTTGAAGGTGAATACATTGAGTTTATGGCGCCTGGCGTCATTATTCTTACTGCAATTTTTACAAGTATTTTTGGTGGCGTTAATACTCTTTGGGATAGACGTTATGGTTTTATGAATAAGGCTCTTACTTCTCCAATCTCTCGTTCTGCAATTGCCCTTGGAAAAATGTCTGCAATTTCATTGATTGCAGCAATGCAAGCTAGTTTAATTTTGGGAATTGCTTTGGCAATCGGTGTTACTTTTCCAAATCCAATAATGATTGCACCTATCATGGCAATAGTGATTTTGTTTTCATTGGGTTTTTCAGGAATCTCAGTAATTGTTGCAGCGACAGCAAAATCTCAGGAAACTTTTTGGGGTGTGATCAATTTTCTTGGCATGCCTTTATTCATGCTAAGCCCTGCATTATTTCCATTAGAATTACTGCCCAATTGGCTTGCAATGATAGCAAAACTCAATCCTGTTACCTATACTGTATTGCTGGTTAGGGAGCTGATGACAGGCGTCTCTGAAGGTGGGATCTCAATAGCTTTGAGCCTTGGAGTTATCTCTGTGTTTGTTCTTGTAATGGTGGGTCTTGCAAGCTATGTGTTCACGCGTGAGGTAAACAAGCCGTTCTGA
- a CDS encoding ATP-binding cassette domain-containing protein → MHSIETKSLTKSFGDVIAVNDISFSVESGEIFGFLGPNGAGKSTTMMILTTLLKPTSGKALISGFDVTADPKKVRENIGYVQQETTVDEYLTGRENLLLQAKLNHIPKNEINVRIDAVLELIELSDKQHDSVVTYSGGMRKRLDIAGGLLHRPKVLFLDEPTVGLDIQTRRKIWKYLKKIHDEFEMTIFLTTHYMEEADQLCDRVGIIDGGKIQIIDSPKNMKNAMGNEVISIILEDGASPDSFLSELRKIEFVNKINVDGTNLTLFASNGTEVIPKIFQISSMLKIKIISIALTQPTLDDVFLSYTGHEIRDDDSKFNRKREHAKMKGLRA, encoded by the coding sequence TTGCATTCTATTGAAACAAAATCTCTGACAAAATCATTTGGAGACGTAATCGCTGTAAATGATATCTCTTTCTCAGTTGAAAGTGGAGAAATATTTGGATTCTTGGGACCAAATGGTGCAGGAAAAAGTACTACTATGATGATTCTGACTACATTACTAAAACCCACATCTGGCAAAGCTCTGATTTCTGGATTTGACGTAACAGCTGATCCAAAAAAAGTTCGTGAGAATATTGGATATGTTCAACAAGAAACTACCGTTGACGAATACCTTACTGGACGAGAGAATCTTTTGTTGCAAGCAAAACTCAATCATATTCCAAAAAATGAAATAAATGTCAGAATTGATGCTGTTTTAGAATTAATTGAACTCTCTGACAAGCAGCATGACTCTGTAGTTACTTACTCTGGTGGAATGAGAAAAAGACTTGATATTGCAGGAGGTCTTTTACACCGGCCAAAAGTTCTGTTTCTTGACGAGCCTACCGTTGGTTTGGATATCCAAACACGAAGAAAAATTTGGAAATATTTGAAAAAAATTCACGATGAATTTGAGATGACTATCTTTCTTACCACTCACTATATGGAAGAAGCTGATCAACTTTGCGACAGAGTTGGGATTATTGATGGTGGTAAGATTCAGATAATTGATTCTCCCAAAAACATGAAAAATGCAATGGGTAACGAAGTAATTTCTATAATTTTAGAAGACGGAGCAAGTCCGGATTCATTCTTATCTGAACTTAGAAAGATAGAATTTGTAAACAAGATTAATGTTGATGGCACCAATCTTACTTTGTTTGCATCAAATGGGACAGAAGTTATTCCAAAAATTTTCCAAATTTCATCTATGTTAAAAATTAAAATCATCTCAATTGCCCTGACTCAACCAACACTTGATGATGTTTTCCTATCCTACACTGGTCATGAAATACGGGATGATGATTCAAAGTTTAATCGAAAACGAGAACATGCCAAGATGAAGGGGTTACGTGCATGA
- a CDS encoding PRC-barrel domain-containing protein: MSVKLEGMPTNIATADSFTGKKVIDREGIRYGKVKHIHIHPDTLTVSGVTIHQGFNKDYFLSEDFIDKFSEETLLLSRPPVRTGVTVVDIDGHKIGKVKRLHRNPETNELESIEVTDGLMHSKILSKSEIWGIGEKVILRMSKEEFKKTE, translated from the coding sequence ATGTCCGTAAAACTAGAAGGAATGCCTACAAACATTGCAACTGCAGATTCGTTTACTGGAAAAAAAGTGATAGACCGCGAGGGAATTCGATATGGTAAAGTCAAACATATCCACATTCATCCTGATACTCTTACCGTATCTGGAGTGACAATCCATCAGGGATTCAACAAGGATTATTTTCTTTCCGAGGATTTCATTGACAAATTTTCTGAGGAAACTCTACTTCTTAGCAGACCTCCTGTAAGAACCGGAGTTACAGTGGTTGACATTGATGGCCATAAAATTGGCAAAGTCAAACGGCTACATAGAAATCCTGAAACCAACGAACTTGAATCAATTGAAGTTACTGATGGTTTGATGCATTCTAAAATATTGTCCAAATCTGAAATTTGGGGAATTGGCGAAAAAGTCATTCTGAGAATGAGTAAAGAAGAATTCAAAAAAACTGAATAA
- a CDS encoding nitroreductase/quinone reductase family protein: protein MEIKEELFKPILITKGRNTGNPHSVMLLAVNFNGKIYFSRHMPDGDWFKNAIANPQVKIKYKDRIFSGHAKLITDEEFSEKISELKYPGEKRAKEKRVTIEVTFDSA, encoded by the coding sequence ATGGAAATTAAGGAAGAGTTATTCAAGCCAATCCTAATCACAAAGGGGAGAAATACAGGGAATCCACATTCAGTGATGCTTCTAGCAGTCAACTTTAATGGTAAAATTTACTTTTCCAGACATATGCCGGATGGAGATTGGTTCAAAAACGCCATAGCAAATCCGCAAGTCAAAATAAAATACAAGGACAGGATTTTTTCTGGACATGCAAAGCTAATCACCGACGAAGAATTTAGTGAGAAAATTTCAGAATTAAAATACCCAGGTGAAAAAAGGGCAAAAGAGAAAAGAGTGACGATAGAGGTCACATTTGATTCTGCATAA
- a CDS encoding winged helix-turn-helix domain-containing protein, with protein MSSDETPDDGFTEKIKILATDDKKIKLFGELFTNDSSREILQLLFNDELTANQIAQKTQISLQLVKYHLNKLQDLGVVKISKIEKNSKSQDMKVYSATKFSIVIVPPTLSEKTKESKLLVRSFRHIYKVVGFGIATGLSGLLSLSQLHAKQIPMNEISSKGTAEFSAKNTESFRMDESSESVSASAPVTAESEPLMEFAKSVEPQDFAEENLDIAETVIDSGVVSSYDLFLPFVIMTAVLGGLTVYYLYKYLKKSK; from the coding sequence ATGTCTTCCGATGAAACTCCTGATGATGGCTTTACAGAAAAGATCAAAATTCTTGCAACAGATGACAAAAAAATAAAGTTATTTGGAGAGTTATTTACCAACGATTCTAGCCGAGAAATACTCCAACTACTCTTCAACGACGAACTAACTGCAAACCAGATTGCCCAAAAAACTCAGATTTCTCTTCAACTAGTAAAGTATCACCTAAACAAACTTCAGGATTTAGGTGTGGTCAAAATTTCAAAGATTGAAAAAAACTCAAAGTCCCAAGACATGAAAGTTTACTCTGCAACAAAATTCAGTATTGTTATTGTCCCTCCCACACTTTCAGAAAAAACCAAAGAAAGCAAATTACTCGTCCGCTCCTTTAGGCATATTTACAAAGTTGTAGGATTTGGAATTGCAACTGGACTATCAGGATTGCTTTCATTGTCACAGTTACATGCAAAACAAATTCCTATGAATGAAATTTCAAGTAAGGGAACTGCAGAATTTTCTGCTAAAAATACTGAGTCATTTAGAATGGATGAATCCTCCGAATCTGTTTCAGCGTCTGCTCCTGTTACTGCCGAATCAGAACCTCTAATGGAATTTGCAAAAAGCGTCGAGCCTCAGGATTTTGCCGAAGAAAATCTGGATATTGCAGAAACTGTGATTGATTCTGGTGTTGTTTCTTCATATGATCTGTTTTTGCCATTTGTCATAATGACAGCAGTTCTTGGCGGGTTGACTGTGTACTATTTGTACAAATACTTGAAAAAATCAAAATAA
- a CDS encoding beta-propeller domain-containing protein, producing the protein MNSKITIPIAIVISVIVTAGITYSIDFEQPQISQVSGPEIVYVEKSDYFEGSQNIKKISSQEDLKKILEESAVFGGGFFDNRVFSTRAMADDAIMESEGFTGAPTPAPSIPTGAVTKSESGGTDYSTTNVQVENVDEPDYLKNDSKYVYIVSQNTLTIIDAYPAESAKIILKIALDIESQHIQNMFLNGERLVIFYNGQSDDEIIPLYDFVPRRSYSQVTHALIVDVSDKENPTILKDYSVDGYFTDARMIGDYAYFVTNSNIDYQYPRLPVILERSVPILTPDAFYFDNVEQFSNFNTLTAIDIFGDTVNSETFLMGYSGSTYVSENNFYLTYQQNMPYGFYEDSARDRFFDVIVPLLPNDIQEKIKQIQNDSSISASTKWLKISELMQNSYNEMDKNDKEKLFEKIKEALIKYDKKIQEEANKTIIHKISIDEDKIEHIAKGTVPGRLLNQFSMDESGDRFRVATTSEHYSQYQGTVRSNSVYILDDNLNIVGGLDNIAPDESIFSARFMGDRLYLVTFQQIDPFFVIDLSSDKPKILGELKIPGFSNYLHPYDNEHIIGVGRDTKEIENGRVQQLGIKIALFNVADVKNPKVVDDIVIGDSSTYSEALNNHKAFFFDKKRDILSLPITSDVKSLDEVSSAKMIAPEYNRWSGFYVFDLDKIDGLSIMGTISHSSEDSRYYGMGSARTFYIDDVLYTVSDEYLKMNNFEDLKEINSIKFENTGKFIEYLNEDLVR; encoded by the coding sequence ATGAATTCAAAAATAACAATCCCAATAGCAATCGTCATTTCGGTCATAGTCACAGCAGGCATTACGTATTCAATAGATTTTGAACAGCCCCAAATCTCACAAGTATCAGGTCCTGAAATAGTCTATGTTGAGAAATCAGACTATTTTGAAGGATCACAAAATATCAAGAAGATTTCATCACAAGAAGATCTAAAAAAGATTCTCGAGGAATCTGCGGTTTTCGGAGGGGGGTTTTTTGACAACAGAGTATTTTCCACAAGAGCGATGGCGGATGATGCAATAATGGAATCAGAGGGATTTACAGGCGCGCCAACACCGGCACCATCAATTCCTACAGGCGCCGTAACAAAATCAGAATCTGGAGGCACAGACTATTCCACTACAAATGTTCAAGTTGAAAATGTAGATGAGCCAGACTATCTAAAAAATGATTCAAAATATGTATACATCGTATCTCAAAACACTCTTACTATTATCGATGCATATCCAGCAGAATCTGCGAAGATAATTCTCAAAATCGCACTAGACATTGAATCTCAACATATTCAAAACATGTTTCTAAATGGAGAAAGGCTAGTAATATTTTACAACGGGCAAAGCGATGATGAGATAATTCCACTCTATGACTTTGTACCAAGACGTTCGTACAGTCAAGTTACACATGCATTAATTGTAGATGTTTCAGATAAAGAGAATCCAACTATTCTCAAAGACTATTCCGTTGATGGATATTTTACTGATGCACGAATGATCGGAGACTATGCATACTTTGTAACAAATAGCAACATAGATTATCAATATCCAAGGTTGCCCGTAATTTTAGAAAGGTCTGTTCCAATTTTGACACCTGATGCATTTTACTTTGATAACGTAGAACAGTTTTCAAACTTTAACACATTAACTGCAATCGACATATTTGGAGACACAGTAAATTCAGAAACATTCCTTATGGGATATTCTGGCTCCACATATGTTTCTGAGAACAATTTTTACTTGACTTATCAGCAAAACATGCCATACGGATTTTATGAAGACTCGGCTAGAGACAGATTCTTTGATGTCATAGTACCATTATTGCCAAATGATATTCAAGAAAAAATCAAACAAATCCAAAACGATTCCTCAATTAGTGCATCAACTAAATGGCTAAAAATTTCAGAATTGATGCAAAATTCATACAATGAAATGGATAAAAATGACAAAGAAAAATTATTTGAGAAAATAAAAGAGGCCTTGATCAAATACGACAAAAAAATTCAAGAGGAAGCAAACAAGACAATAATTCACAAGATTTCAATTGACGAGGATAAAATAGAACATATTGCAAAAGGCACAGTCCCAGGCAGATTACTAAACCAGTTTTCCATGGATGAAAGCGGAGATAGATTCAGAGTTGCAACCACATCAGAGCATTATTCTCAATATCAAGGGACAGTTCGCTCAAATTCAGTCTATATCTTAGATGATAATCTAAACATCGTTGGAGGATTGGACAATATTGCGCCTGACGAGAGTATTTTCTCAGCCAGATTTATGGGCGACAGATTATACTTGGTAACGTTCCAGCAAATCGATCCCTTCTTTGTAATTGATTTGTCGTCAGACAAACCAAAGATTCTCGGGGAATTGAAGATCCCAGGATTTTCAAACTATTTGCACCCATACGATAATGAACACATTATTGGAGTAGGTAGAGACACCAAAGAAATTGAAAATGGCAGAGTCCAGCAGCTAGGAATCAAAATTGCATTATTCAACGTAGCAGATGTGAAGAACCCAAAGGTTGTAGACGACATAGTCATTGGAGACAGTTCCACATATTCTGAAGCACTAAACAATCACAAAGCATTCTTTTTTGATAAAAAAAGAGACATCCTTTCACTTCCAATTACTAGCGATGTAAAAAGTTTAGATGAAGTTTCTAGTGCAAAGATGATAGCACCAGAGTATAATCGCTGGAGTGGATTCTATGTATTTGATTTAGATAAAATAGATGGACTCAGTATTATGGGAACGATATCTCATTCATCAGAAGACTCGAGATATTACGGGATGGGAAGCGCCAGAACATTCTACATTGATGACGTATTGTATACAGTATCAGATGAATACCTAAAGATGAATAACTTTGAGGATCTAAAAGAAATCAATTCGATAAAATTCGAAAACACTGGAAAGTTCATAGAATATCTCAACGAAGACTTGGTTCGATGA